From the genome of Anopheles merus strain MAF chromosome X, AmerM5.1, whole genome shotgun sequence, one region includes:
- the LOC121590778 gene encoding clusterin-associated protein 1 — MAFRDVRDLAEQLKLLGYPNSIPISVLSTPYGGPESFKAYSDVLQWLINRLEPNLVLAGGTRTEQERIQFVRSATEFLVTRSSIKVNPRKLYASSVAAAKELLKVTALLLSSPKVTGQEEELIKSHVEIDLSDKLDDLKKVRGLSSELTNRGAALYDLLQKELLNREVRNVQSTRSLELGATEKIIKGAIGSLQSRLASARAALDGLRADNANLAAKSARKASELERSRQRLQALQKVRPAYLEEFEKLEQELKALYEQYIVRIRCVDALRSQLISKNRTPTPTSPVARIADSSMTILPEGLIESEDENEEEDDFDERDDVKLRTDRRVLRSELLNRDHRGSTRFRSRIEGASPSGKERSKMIGSIEDELGPLDSSMSSEESESELEMGGNRLIDGSLRTDDDEDESLAKMPRESSTINRSAKVDLSDEDF, encoded by the exons ATGGCGTTCCGGGATGTACGAG ATCTGGCGGAGCAGCTGAAGCTTCTCGGCTACCCGAATAGCATACCGATCTCCGTGCTCAGCACACCGTACGGTGGGCCGGAAAGCTTCAAAGCGTACTCGGACGTGCTGCAGTGGCTGATCAACCGGCTCGAGCCGAACCTGGTGCTGGCGGGCGGAACCCGCACCGAGCAGGAGCGCATCCAGTTCGTCCGGTCGGCGACCGAGTTCCTCGTGACGCGGTCCAGCATCAAGGTGAACCCGCGCAAGCTGTACGCGAGCTCGGTGGCAGCGGCCAAGGAGCTGCTGAAGGTGACGGCCCTGCTGCTCTCCTCGCCCAAGGTGACCGGGCAGGAGGAGGAGCTGATCAAGTCGCACGTCGAGATCGACCTGTCGGACAAGCTCGACGATCTGAAGAAGGTGCGCGGCCTGTCGTCCGAGCTGACGAACCGCGGGGCCGCCCTGTACGATCTGCTGCAGAAGGAGCTGCTCAACCGGGAGGTGCGGAACGTGCAGTCGACCCGCTCGCTCGAGCTCGGTGCCACGGAGAAGATCATCAAGGGTGCGATCGGGTCGCTGCAGTCCCGGCTCGCCAGCGCCCGGGCCGCGCTCGACGGGCTGCGGGCGGACAACGCGAACCTCGCGGCCAAGAGCGCGCGCAAAGCGTCCGAGCTGGAGCGGTCGCGCCAGCGGCTCCAGGCGCTGCAGAAGGTGCGGCCCGCCTACCTGGAGGAGTTCGAGAAGCTCGAGCAGGAGCTGAAGGCCCTGTACGAGCAGTACATCGTGCGGATCCGGTGCGTCGACGCGCTGCGGTCGCAGCTGATCAGCAAGAATCGGACGCCCACGCCGACGTCGCCGGTCGCGCGGATCGCCGACAGCAGCATGACGATCCTGCCCGAGGGGCTGATCGAGTCAGAGGACGAgaacgaggaggaggacgacttTGACGAGCGGGACGACGTGAAGCTGCGGACGGATCGGCGCGTGCTGCGCAGCGAGCTGCTGAACCGGGATCACCGCGGGTCGACCCGGTTCCGGTCGCGCATCGAGGGCGCCTCGCCGAGCGGCAAGGAGCGGTCGAAGATGATCGGCAGCATCGAGGACGAGCTGGGACCGCTCGACAGCTCGATGAGCTCGGAGGAGTCGGAAAGCGAGCTCGAGATGGGCGGCAATCGAT TGATCGATGGCAGCCTCCGCACCgatgacgacgaggacgaaaGCTTGGCTAAAATGCCCCGCGAAAGCTCCACCATCAACCGGAGCGCCAAGGTGGACCTGAGCGATGAGGAtttttag
- the LOC121590754 gene encoding uncharacterized protein LOC121590754, translating into MEQLEREIRKEIDEMNTSVSLVDRLEAGDTMDDDRRDELLSSTRAVFDNVNPNNVKNSLTDSQISIISKHDGYPDSGHFYSTPHGKDPLPAGDQTLKLPEPPVSNQPDSPHGGTDGGVTAGKPAMDGTGRPVRTGSKMDKQAKIRQSQRGNAPQDVPPTKNAPQASASLANLLYTPGGAAKRKRLPSTVVLGLIQLLLSVTLAALGGLVIARNASLAMAGTGLWCGAIAGIAGSLGLMNVKMAKTGFLAVNLICVASSTLGLALTGIGAVRDANLAQQDELIWGAVTAGTGLLVALAVHFLISVFSVYYSALKLCSRPTQKLQMMDNVMHSNSQAFMTQQKVEDYINSLHVEPGVKDMMYQTMLKRSYGSMYGEKHRGDNYSTGTSQRVMLVPAGAGNGLPPMMPIYPSVQTSPGNSPMMYPNGLMPPGVPQYQPYPESALMEAQISRANRKRSTMRMNQHERQQQQAGELEQRPRRKSDSDLEKTFTYTGLDRDIADSYLAKEEEKLTGSIVSNSGLHPAASSPPHTYHHDLMLIDHRTHFERYNDIHM; encoded by the exons ATGGAGCAGCTGGAGCGAGAGATCCGCAAGGAGATAGACGAGATGAACACGAGCGTGTCGCTGGTGGACCGGCTGGAGGCGGGCGACACGATGGATGACGACCGGCGGGACGAGCTGCTGTCCTCGACCCGGGCCGTCTTCGACAACGTCAACCCGAACAACGTGAAGAACAGTCTCACCGACTCGCAGATATCGATCATCTCCAAGCACGACGGGTATCCGGATTCGGGCCACTTCTACAGCACCCCGCACGGCAAGGATCCGCTGCCGGCCGGCGACCAAACGCTCAAGCTGCCGGAACCGCCCGTAAGCAATCAGCCCGACAGCCCGCATGGTGGAACCGATGGCGGTGTCACCGCGGGTAAACCGGCAATGGACGGTACAGGGCGCCCGGTACGCACCGGCAGCAAAATGGACAAGCAAGCCAAAATCCGACAGAGCCAGCGGGGCAACGCACCGCAGGATGTACCTCCCACCAAAAATGCACCCCAGGCCAGTGCCTCGCTGGCCAACCTGCTCTACACGCCGGGCGGTGCGGCCAAGCGCAAGCGGCTCCCGTCGACGGTGGTGCTCGGGCTGATCCAGCTGCTGCTCAGCGTAACGCTGGCCGCACTTGGGGGGCTCGTGATCGCGCGCAACGCCTCGCTGGCGATGGCCGGCACGGGCCTGTGGTGCGGTGCGATCGCCGGCATTGCCGGTTCGCTCGGTCTGATGAACGTGAAGATGGCCAAGACGGGCTTCCTGGCGGTGAACCTGATCTGCGTCGCGTCCAGCACGCTCGGGCTGGCGCTGACCGGTATCGGGGCGGTTCGGGATGCGAATCTGGCCCAGCAGGATGAG CTCATCTGGGGCGCCGTCACAGCCGGTACGGGGCTGCTGGTCGCGCTCGCCGTCCACTTTCTGATCAGCGTCTTCTCCGTCTACTACTCCGCCCTTAAGCTCTGCTCCAG ACCGACACAAAAGCTGCAGATGATGGACAATGTCATGCACAGCAATTCGCAAGCGTTCATGACGCAGCAGAAGGTGGAGGACTACATCAACTCGCTGCACGTCGAGCCGGGCGTGAAGGACATGATGTACCAGACGATGCTGAAGCGCAGCTACGGTTCGATGTACGGCGAGAAGCACCGCGGGGACAACTACAGCACCGGCACGTCGCAGCGCGTAATGCTGGTGCCGGCGGGAGCGGGCAATGGG CTCCCACCGATGATGCCGATATACCCGTCGGTGCAGACGTCCCCGGGCAACTCGCCGATGATGTACCCGAACGGGCTGATGCCGCCGGGCGTGCCCCAGTACCAGCCGTACCCGGAGAGCGCCCTGATGGAGGCGCAGATTAGCCGCGCCAACCGGAAGCGCTCCACGATGCGCATGAACCAGCacgagcggcagcagcagcaggcgggCGAGCTGGAGCAGCGGCCGCGCCGCAAGTCCGACTCCGACCTGGAGAAGACGTTCACGTACACCGGGCTGGACCGGGACATCGCGGACAGCTACCTGGCGAAGGAGGAGGAAAAGCTCACCGGCAGCATCGTGAGCAACAGCGGGCTGCATCCGGCGGCATCCTCGCCGCCCCACACCTACCACCACGATCTGATGCTGATCGACCATCGTACGCACTTCGAGCGGTACAACGACATTCACATGTGA
- the LOC121590741 gene encoding protein phosphatase 1H, with protein MFNRIKNRVLTVVAPDQPALPAGPGHQAYGGGGTAGSRTGSANRDYDAAGGGGGGKRLPKKFQYARPPFLQLLTYDELKASADHNVRPIIVPRDISLLPWSTGYAECVNSGKSKWNEDQAAFHRQVLSHPSRQYHDLPYTYFGIYDGHAGYGAALAAANQFHYILHEKLVDVIDLLMPRVEGDGGGLALHATLPHPSLFHKQVSKDELIVGALEAAFADMDAVLAEDRDKYRNAGGCTALVALFILGKLFVANAGDSRGVLCKRVRRRKLLPVYHRAERNGTGEEEEEEKEGEEKKEEKGEGGEDEYEVVAEPCSFDHTPDTERPRLLTVGKHNPALLGGEYIAMEYAKKPTTKDLGARILYRQGAMKGWTYKTLTATDLKIPLITGVGKRSRLLGTIGVTRGFGDHDLKALGSNLPIKPFLSAHPDVVCFDLAQVRSEPADENSDGEYGILVMATDGLWDVSESQQVANTVFGTLKRFPAERHRYTMVAQELVARSRGRANESGHWRLSDSRAAATVDDISVIVIPVHQYYQEYRAWTQTVAARNRVRSAAAKEVAAVPEAAVARDQPGAPGADLNSESSESEPPEEAQEAENNLNTINVPPAAGKPSAPLGLADALPAK; from the coding sequence ATGTTCAATCGCATCAAGAACAGGGTGCTCACCGTGGTGGCCCCTGACCAGCCGGCCCTACCGGCCGGCCCCGGTCACCAAGCGTACGGCGGTGGGGGCACCGCCGGCAGCCGCACCGGCAGCGCCAACAGAGACTACGATGcggccggcggcggcggcggcggcaagcGGCTGCCGAAAAAGTTCCAGTACGCGCGGCCCCCCTTCCTGCAGCTGCTGACGTACGACGAGCTGAAGGCGAGCGCGGACCACAACGTGCGGCCGATCATCGTGCCGCGCGACATCTCGCTGCTGCCGTGGAGCACCGGGTACGCGGAGTGCGTCAACTCGGGCAAGTCGAAGTGGAACGAGGACCAGGCCGCGTTCCACCGGCAGGTGCTGTCGCACCCGTCCCGCCAGTACCACGACCTGCCGTACACGTACTTCGGCATCTACGATGGGCACGCGGGGTACGGGGCGGCCCTGGCCGCCGCCAACCAGTTCCACTACATCCTGCACGAGAAGCTGGTGGACGTGATCGATCTGCTGATGCCGCGGGTCGAGGGCGACGGTGGCGGGCTGGCGCTGCACGCGACCCTGCCCCACCCGAGCCTGTTCCACAAGCAGGTGTCGAAGGACGAGCTGATCGTGGGGGCGCTCGAGGCCGCGTTCGCCGATATGGACGCGGTGCTGGCGGAGGACCGGGACAAGTATCGGAATGCGGGCGGGTGTACCGCGCTGGTCGCCCTGTTCATACTCGGCAAGCTGTTCGTCGCGAATGCGGGCGACTCGCGGGGCGTGCTGTGCAAGCGGGTGCGGCGCCGGAAGCTGCTGCCGGTGTACCACCGCGCCGAGCGCAACGGGACgggcgaggaggaggaggaggagaaggaaggggaagagaagaaggaggagaaggGGGAGGGAGGCGAGGACGAGTACGAGGTGGTGGCGGAACCGTGCTCGTTCGACCACACGCCCGACACGGAGCGGCCGCGGCTGCTGACGGTCGGCAAGCACAATCCGGCCCTGCTCGGCGGCGAGTACATCGCGATGGAGTACGCGAAGAAGCCGACGACGAAGGATCTGGGCGCCCGCATCCTCTACCGGCAGGGCGCGATGAAGGGCTGGACGTACAAGACGCTCACCGCGACCGATCTGAAGATACCGCTGATCACGGGCGTGGGCAAGCGGAGCCGCCTGCTCGGCACGATCGGGGTGACGCGCGGGTTCGGCGACCACGATCTGAAGGCGCTCGGGAGCAACCTGCCGATCAAGCCGTTCCTGAGCGCGCACCCGGACGTGGTGTGCTTCGACCTGGCGCAGGTGCGCAGCGAGCCGGCGGACGAGAACAGCGACGGCGAGTACGGCATCCTGGTGATGGCGACCGACGGGCTGTGGGACGTGAGCGAGTCGCAGCAGGTGGCGAACACGGTGTTCGGCACGCTCAAGCGCTTCCCGGCCGAGCGCCACCGGTACACGATGGTCGCGCAGGAGCTGGTGGCGCGGTCGCGGGGCCGCGCGAACGAATCGGGCCACTGGCGGCTGTCGGATTCGCGGGCCGCCGCCACGGTGGACGACATCTCGGTGATCGTGATACCGGTGCACCAGTACTACCAGGAGTACCGGGCGTGGACGCAGACGGTGGCCGCCCGCAACCGTGTGCGCAGCGCGGCGGCCAAGGAGGTGGCGGCCGTGCCGGAGGCGGCCGTCGCGCGCGACCAGCCGGGTGCGCCCGGGGCCGATCTCAACTCCGAGTCGTCCGAGTCGGAGCCGCCCGAGGAGGCGCAGGAGGCGGAAAACAATCTCAACACGATCAATGTGCCGCCGGCGGCCGGCAAGCCGTCGGCACCGTTGGGGCTCGCCGATGCGCTGCCGGCCAAGTAG